The DNA sequence AAAACCCGTAGCTCGGAAGCATTTGGCTACCCAGAGGAATCTGTCGATGAAGCCAAGAAAAAACTCATTTTTAAGGCGGCTGATAGCTACGTCTATGAAAAGCAGATGAGTACCGTACCGGTTCGCTTTGACATCATCTCCATCAATATGCAAAATCCGGAACACCCCCTCATTCATCATATTGAGGACGCGTTCCGGATGGATACTCCGCTCTGGTAAGCGCTTTATCAGGTGTAGTGCTTGCGACAGCTCCAGCCGTATGCGCTAGCCACAGCCATCACTACCACCATGAACCACATCCAAGTAGGACGTGGAATTCCACGCTTGCCAGCAATTCCCAAAATCGAGGAAGCGGCCTCAGCTCCATTGCCCCTTTCGGAAGACCATTGCTTCAGCTGCTCGGCTGATTGGGGTTTCCGATACGCATCGACAGGAAATGCTGCCTGTTGATTTTTGATCCAAGTCCGATCCAGTAGTTGCCGCTTGACAGGGGTAAA is a window from the Pontibacter sp. G13 genome containing:
- a CDS encoding YraN family protein, coding for MAAHNELGKRGEEIAAGFLEAKGLNILDRNYRYEKAEVDLVALCLDPAELIFVEVKTRSSEAFGYPEESVDEAKKKLIFKAADSYVYEKQMSTVPVRFDIISINMQNPEHPLIHHIEDAFRMDTPLW